TGGCGTCGGTCGGAACCGTGTGTGAACGCCCACCGGCGTCCGCGCTCGGACGGCGGTGGGTTCGATCAGCACGTCGGCGGCCACCAGCCGCCACGTCGATCACGCCGGGTGGTTCTCCCGGCCTCGCCGAGGCAACCCGAACAGTCTAATCGGCATCGTGGCGTGCCTGCGCACCGGGGTGCCGGTATGCGCTGCCCGGTTGACCCTGTCCTCGGCCGGATTTTTGCAGTTTCGCGCGAAACTGCAAAAATCCGGCCGAGCTGTGCCGGGATGGCTGTGCCGTGCTCTTCCGCACAGTCCGCTCGACTATTAGTTTGATCACCATGTCTGCCGATGTGACCTCCGAAGGTCCGGCCACCACGGGCTGGCGTGCCCGGCTCACCCAGATCGGTCCCGGTGTCATGGCGGCGGCCACCGGGGTGGGCGCGGGGGATCTGGTGGCCACGATGGTCGCCGGATCACGCTACGGTTACACGCTGTTCTGGGCCGTGGTCGTCGGAACGGTGTTCAAGCTCGCACTCGGCGAGGCCGTCGGCCGCTGGCACCTGAGTTCGGATCGCACGCTCCTGTCGGGTTGGCGCACGCTGGGGCGCTGGGCCACCGGCTACTTCGGTGTCTATGTCGTGCTTTGGGGATTCGTCTACGGTGCCACCGCCATGTCGGCTTCGGCGCTTCCGCTCAACGCGATGTTCCCCGCGTTGTCGGTGCGGTACTGGGCGATGCTGTGCGGTCTGGCGGGGCTGGCGCTGGTGTGGTTCGGGCGCTACGCCCTGCTCGAGAAGGTCATGACCGTGCTGATCGGGGTCATGTTCGTGACGGTCGTGGCCACGGCGATTCTCGTCGGCCCGAACCTCACGGCGCTGGGCGGCGGATTGGTGCCGTCACTGCCGGACGGGTCGATCGTCTATGCGCTCGGGTTGATGGGCGGTGTTGGTGGCACGATCACGATGGCCGCATACGGGTACTGGACCTTCGCCAAGGGTTGGCGGTCGCCGAAGTGGCTGCCGTTCATGCGTACCGACAACGCGACCGGCTACCTCACCACGGGGATCTTCGTGGTCGCGATGCTCGTGATCGGGTCCGAACTCCTGCTCGGGCGGCGGATCATCGAGGGCGACGAGGGCCTGCTGTACCTGGCCGACACACTGGCCGCCGACTATGGGCAGTGGGCGCGGATCCCGTTCCTGGTCGGTTTCCTCTCCGTGACGTTCACCTCGCTGATCGGGGTCTGGAACGGGGTGAGCCTGTTGTTCGCCGACTGGTGGCGAACGTGGCGCCTGCCCCGGGAGGCGAAGCCGGAGACAGCAGGTGACTACACCCACAAGGCCGGGGAGCGCAGCACCTCTTTCCGGCTCTACCTCCTGTGGCTGACGTTCCCGCCGATGGCGCTGCTGTTCCTGGACCGGCCGTTCCAGCTCACCATCATCTACGGGGTGCTGGGCGCGCTGTTCATGCCCTTCCTGGCCGGAACGTTGCTGGTGCTGCTGAACTCCCCGACGCTGATGCCCGCACAGCAACGTTCGCGGTGGCTGTCGAACACGGTGTTGGCGTTGTGCCTGGTGCTGTTCGTGACGTTGGCGGTGAACGAGCTGGTGGGCCTGCTGACCTGAGGCGACAGAGCACAGCGGCAGGGGAGCGCGGCCGGTTGGTCACGACTCCTGTCGCGGGCTGTCGCCGAGATGTCGTTGGCCGTCACCGACGCGGTCGATGTGCCGGGCGGTGTAGTCGGCAACGACCCCCGGTCGACCACGGGGAATCCAGTGTCCCCCCGCGACAGTGCGCACCCGCAGCTCATCGACCCAGCACGAGATCCCGGTCTGTAGCGGCACGGAGACGAACACATCCCCGGTCGGAGCCAGTACCTGCACCGGCACGCTCGTCGATCGATGCTGCGGTGCGGTGAATCGTCCGCGCATGTTGGCCCGATACAGCTTGAGACCGTGCAGCAGATCCGGTAACCGCCGGTGGGGCCGTACCGGTTTCTCGTCTCCGGCAAGGCCCAGGTGTTCCAGCCGGTCCAGCATCCGGCGACCGAAGCCGGTGCGCCACAGCAGCTCGGGCAACGGTGCGAGGTGGAAAAACCCGATGTAGCCGGAACGCACCAATTGGCTCAGCAACTCACGCAGCGCGCGGGGATGTGGCCGCAGCCGGGAGCGCATCCAGTGCGCGGCATGGTCCAGGCAAGGGCCGGAAATCGACGTGTAGGAGGCGATACGCGCCGAGAGCCCGCCGGTTACCGCGTGCCAGGACTGAATGGAGCCCCAGTCGTGGGCGAGCAGATGTACCGGGTATCGCGGACTCACCGCGTCGATCACGGCGCCGAGGTCCGCGGCGAGCCGGTCGAGTTGATATGCCCGGAGACCACGGGGTTTGGCGGACTCGCCTGCTCCCCGGACGTCGTAGCGCACGACGTGGAAGCGCTCGGACAGGTGCCCGGCCACGTCCTCCCAGATCGAACTGTTGTCCGGATAGCCGTGCACACACACCACTGTCGGCCGGTCCGGATCGCCGCTCTCGCGCACCGCCAGCGACAACCCGTCGCCGGTGGTTACCCACCTGTTGATTCCCCGTCTGTCATACATGCGGCCATGCTAGAGACGGACAAAAACCGGCGACGCCTCCCCGGTCTCCCCGGTGGGGAGGCGTCGCCGGTGTCGGTGATGCTCTCGCCGCTTCAGGCGTGGCCGTTGAACAGGCTGGTCACCGAGCCATCCTCGAAGACCTCCTGGATGGCCCGTGCCACCAGTGGGGCCACCGAAAGCACCGTGAGCTTGTCGAACTTCTTGTCCTCGGGGATCGGCAGGGTGTTGGTCAGCACGACCTCCTTGGCACCGCAGGAGGACAGCCGTTCGACCGCCGGGCCGGAGAGCACCGCGTGGGTGGAGGCGATGATGACGTCCTTCGCACCGGCCTCCAGCAATTGTTCGGTGGCCTTGGTGATCGTGCCGCCGGTGTCGATCATGTCGTCGACCAGCACGCACAGTCGTCCTTCGACGTCACCGACGACGCGGTTGGCCACGACCTGATTGGGCTTGCTGGGATCGCGGGTCTTGTGGATGAACGCCAGCGGGGTCCCCCCGAGATTGTCGGCCCACTTCTCGGCGACACGCACCCGGCCGGAGTCCGGCGAGACCACTGTGATCGCCTCGTCGGTGTAGGTGTCGCGAACGTAGTCCGACAGCACGGTCTGGGCAAGCAGGTGGTCGACGGGTCCGTCGAAGAAGCCCTGAATCTGGTCCGTGTGCAGGTCGATCGTCAGGATCCGGTCCGCACCGGCGGTCTTGAACAGGTCCGCCATCAGTCGTGCCGAGATCGGCTCGCGACCCTTGTGCTTCTTGTCCTGGCGGGCGTACCCGTAGAACGGCATGACCACGGTGATGCGCTTGGCGCTGCCGCGCTTGAGGGCATCCACCATGACCAGCTGTTCCATGATCGCATCGTTGAGCGGGTGGCTGTGGGCCTGGATGACGAACACATCGCAGCCGCGGACCGACTCGTCATACCGGACGAAGATCTCACCGTTGGCGAACTCGTAGGCGGCCTGCGGCGTGACGGTCACGTCGAGCTGCTTGGCCACCTCCTCGGCAAGTTCCGGGTGGCTGCGGCCGGAGACAAGCTTCAGGCTCTTCTTCGGAGTCGCAGACATGGCACTCACGGTTATCGTCCCTCCCGGTCGTCGCCCGTCACGAGGCGTCACTCGTCGGATCGGTCGTTGTTTCTCGGTCCGCCAGCGCGCGCTGTGCGGCCTGGTCGGCGGTGGTGCCGGGTCGGCGCTTGGCCACCCAGCCCTCGATGTTGCGTTGTTTCCCTCGTGCGACCGCCATAGCGCCCGGTGGGACATCCTCGGTGATGACCGAACCCGCAGCGGTGTAAGCGCCGTCGTCCACGTGCACCGGGGCGACGAACATGTTGTCCGCGCCGGTGCGGGAATGGGACCCGATCACCGTGTGGTGTTTGGCGACACCGTCGTAGTTGACGAAGACCGTCGCGGCACCGATGTTGGTGTGCTCGCCGATCGTCGCGTCTCCGACGTAACTCAGGTGGGGGACCTTGCTGCCCGGGCCGATCTCGGCGCTTTTGACTTCGACGAAGGTCCCCACCTTGGCGTCGGTATCGAGACGGGTACCGGAACGCAGGAACGCGAACGGGCCGACCGATGCACCGGGGCCGACCTCGGCCTGCTCGCCCTGGGTTCGCACCACGGTGGCTCCCCCTCCGACGGTACAGGCCGTCAGAGTGGTTTCGGGGCCGATGGTGGCCCCGGCACCGACGGTGGTTCCGGCGCGGAGCTGCACGCTCGGCTCCAGGACCACGTCCTGGTCGAGTTCGACGTCGCAGTCCAGCCATGCCGAGTTCGGGTCCGTGACCGTGACGCCCTGGCGCATCCAGTGCAGCAGTAGCCTGCGATTGAGCTCCGCTCCCAGCTTGGCCAGCTGTACGCGGTCGTTGATGCCTTCCACGAGCCACGTATCGGCACATACCAGGGTACCTGCCCGAAGGCCGTCCTGGCGGGCGATCGAAACCAGGTCGGTGAGGTACAACTCGCCCTGGGCGTTGCCGGTGGAAAGCCGGTTCAGTGCGTCCCCGAGGAAGGCCGCGTCGAACGCGTACACCCCGGAATTGATCTCCTGGATCGCTGCCTGCTCGGACGTGGCGTCCTTCTGCTCCACGATGCCGGTGACGTCACCACCCGTGTCGCGTACCATCCGCCCGTACCCGGTCGGGTCCTCGACCACTGCGGACAGGACGGTGACCGCGTTGCCGGAGTCCCGGTGCTCGGTCAGCAGGCCACGCAGTGTGTCGGCGTCGAGCAGTGGGACATCGCCGTAGGTCACCAGCACCGTGCCTGCAGTACCCGCTCCGGAACGGGCGAGCTGTGCCATTCCACAGGACACCGCATGGCCGGTGCCGAGCTGCTGCTCCTGGACCACGGTACTGATCGTGCGATCGAGCCTGTCCGCCAGTTCCGTGAGGTGCTCGCCGACGGCCTGCCTGCCGTGTCCGATCACGACGGTCAGGTCCTCGGGTGCGATTCCGGCGGCGGCGCGGACGGCGTGCTCGATCAGCGGCCTGCCGGAGAGCCGGTGCAGCACCTTCGGTGTCGCCGATCGCATGCGAGTGCCCTCGCCCGCGGCCAGCACGATGGTGCTGACGGAGCCGGAGGACACGCCGTCCGAAGGCGGCCGGGCGGTTGCGCCCTCGAGCATCGATGCTCTCCCTCGGTATCGAGCGGGTTCGACGCCGGATCACCGGTCCACTCGTCCGGAGCTCGCCATGCTCTCGCTCAGTGGGTGAGGCGCTGGGAGTCAACCCGGTGGCTACCGGTAACCGTGCATCCGATCGGGTGAAGGGTAACCGGCCGGACGAAGCGGGGAACCGGTGCCCCGTCGGTCCGATGAGCCGCGTCTCGGTGGTCACAATGGTACCGGGCATCTCGGAAGGTCGCTGTCGGATGCCGACAGCCGACCAGCACAGGTTGATTTCGCGTGGTCGTGTGGAATCGCAGGCACGGCACTTCCGTGCCGTGAGCCGGGACCGGGCTCAGCCGTGCCGGGGCGGGTGCAGGCACCGAATCCGCCGCCTCCCCGCTTCAGATCTCCTCGGGAGGGATCCAGGCCTGGGGCCGGGCCGGGACGCTCGTATCCGTTTCGGCGGAGCAGGCCGATACCTGGTTTCCGCCCTGGCGTTTCGATCGGTACATCGCGGCGTCGGCGCGTGCGAGAACCTGACTGCCGGACTCCTGCGGACGCATCGAGACCACTCCGATCGACAACGTCACGCCTCGCGTGTGCGATGCCGCCAGACCGGAGACGGCTCCGACAGCCCTTCCGAGCGCGGTTTCGGCCGCTGTGAGGGTGACTCCGGGAAGGAGGACGACGAACTCGTCACCGCCGTACCGGGCCACCAGGTCGTCGGCGCGCAGTGTGTCCTGCAGGGTGCTCGCGATCACCCGCAGGACATCGTCTCCCTCGGCGTGGGAGCCCTGGTCGTTGACTTCCTTGAACCCGTCGAGATCGACCAGCGCCACCGACAGCGGCTGGGAATCGGGCTGTTCGAGCAGGGCTTCCAACCGACCGTCGAGGGCGCGCCGGTTCGGCAGACCGGTCAGCGGATCCTGCAGCGCCTGCCGCGCGATCGCACCGTGCGCACGGGCCAGCTTGGAGTGCGCCAGCCGCGTCTCCAGCGTGGAGCTGCGTGTCTGACGCGTTCCCCACAGTTTGTCCTCGAGCTCGGCGACGTAGTCCTGCAATGCCTGCTTGGCGTCGAGACTGCTCAACTCGGTGAGATGGGCATATTCGCGGAGCAGTGAAATCCGCAGGCTTGGTTCGGTGGCCTCGCGAACGATGGTCTCGCGTGTCCGGGCCAGTACCTCGACCGCATCGTGGCCCCGGTCGGCACGAGTCAGGCACCGCGCGAGCGCGAGCGCGACCATGATCTTCTCCCGCGGATAGGTCGCCCGTTCCGGTGAGCTCAGCAGCTCCAGACGTCCGATGTGCTCCGGGCTCGGACGCGCCAGTGCGTGTGCGGCACCGAGCACCGGCATCTGGTCGGCGGCGGGCTTGCTCGCCACTCGCGGAAACAGCGATTCCCGCCACGGTCCCTCGACGGCGAGCGCGATGGCCGAAGCGGTGGCGAAGCGCTCGGAGGCCTCGTCGTCCTTGTCGGCACGTTCCAGCCGCAGTCCCCATCCCAGCAACATCCGACAACGGTTGATCATGTGTACGGCGATGTCGTGCGGCCCGCCGCTTTCCCGGATCCGGTGATGGGCACGGGCCATGACCTCGTTGGCCATCTCGTAGACGCCGAGCTGGGTGAGCACGAGACCGATGTCGATGAGTGCGGTGGCCAGTAGCCGCTCCCAGGAACGACGCCCGAGCATGGTGTCGGGGATCAGTTCGTCGTCGAGTGTGGCCAGAGCCTGCGCGAGCTCGCTCAGTGCGTTGTCCGGGTTGCCCGCCAGAGCCGATTGGCGCCCCCGCAGGGCGCGCGCGTCGGCTTCCAGCACGTCGAGTCCGTGCCTGCGGGTGTGCGCGAGCAACTCGTCGAGCAGGGGGTCGGCACTGTCGCTCAGGCCGGGTGTGGTCAGCCGCATCGCAGCACAGTGCCGGGTGATCTGGGCGATGACGCGGGGGTCGCCCCGCTGCTGGGCTTCGGCGAGTAGTCGGTCGGCCTCGCGAATCGTCGAGAGCTGATTCGGACCGTTGCTGTGCTGCGCGACGGCGTTCAGTTCGTGTGCGCGTCCGACCAGCCACGCGTCGGACATCTCGCCCAGCGTGGCGGCCTCGTCTTCCCGCGCATCCACCGTGTCGTCGTGCAGCGACGTACACCCCCTGCCAACTCCGTCCGGTCGCGGCCGACCGGACGGCGTGGTGGTCAACTCTGCCGTACCGGGATGCCCGGTAGCTCCGCCGCCAGGATTCGAACCTGGACTATCGGAACCAAAATCCGATGTGCTGCCTTTACACCACGGCGGACCGCGCGGCATCGACATCGGCGAAGCCGGTCGGATTCCGCTGCTTCCGCAAAGCCTACCGAGTCGCCTCGCAGTGCCGCTGCCGTACCGCCAACATAGTGGCATGTCCGTCGAGGGGTGATGACCGCGGCCACCGTGAAACGAAGGATCGCCGGGTAAGGAGGGATTCACCGTCGGTGAGGCAGGCCACGACCACGGCAGCCGGTGCCGGGGTGGCGTGGCGACATGACTCAACTTACGCTTGCGTAGGTTACGGTTCCGTAGGCTGGAGGTATCCGGCAACGGACGCCCCGAAACCGCCGCCGTCGCGCTCTTGGGGCGAGTAGACCCGAGAGTGCCCTCGATTCGTCCCGGCCACGACAACCCGGCACTGATCGTTTCGTTCCCACCACCCGATCCAGTTGAGGTAGTGAGCATGACTGCAGCAACCGAGAGCGCCGATCCTGCGGCGTCCCGATCCTCCGCCGGTTCCGGTCCGAAGCCGTTGACCATGGGCGATAAGCCCCGGATCGCGCAGGTGTCGGTGTACGTGTTCGTCCTCGTCCCGCTCGTCGCACTGATCGCGGCGATTCCCGCCGCTTGGGGCTGGGGGCTCGGTACGGTGGACATCTCCCTGGCCGTGGTCTTCTACGTCGCCAGCGGCCTCGGCGTCACGGTGGGTTTCCACCGGCTGTTCACCCACGGTTCCTTCAAGACCAACCGTGCCGTGAAGATCGCCTTGGCGATCTCCGGGATGACCGCCGTGCAGGGACCGGTGATCACCTGGGTCGCCGACCACCGACGGCACCACGCCTACTCCGACCGTGATGGCGACCCGCACTCGCCGTGGCGGTTCGGTAGTTCACCGGCTGCGCTGGCCAAAGGGTTCTGGCATGCCCACATGGGTTGGTTGTTCGAGCGCAGCCTGACCAATGTCGACCGCTTCGCGCCCGACCTGCTCAAGGACCGGGTGCTGTCGCGGATCAACCGGTTGTTCCCGTTGTGGACCGTGGCCAGCTTCGTGGCTCCTGCTGTCCTGGGCGGATTGATCACCTGGTCCTGGTGGGGCGCCCTCACGGCCTTCTTCTGGGCGGGACTGGTGCGTGTGTCGGTGCTGCACCACATCACGTGGTCGGTGAACTCGATCTGCCACATGATCGGGGAGCGGCCGTTCAAGAGCCGGGACAAGGCGTCGAACTTCTGGCCGTTGGCGATCGTGTCCTTCGGTGAGTCCTGGCACAACTCGCACCACGCCGATCCCACCTGTGCGCGGCACGGTGTGCGAAAGGGTCAGTTGGACATCTCCGCTCGCGTGATCTGGCTGTTCGAGCGGCTCGGCTGGGCATGGAAGGTGCGTTGGCCGAACGAGAAGCGGCTCGCCCGCATCACGGCGACCGAGCATCAGTCCTGATTCACGACTTCCGGGGACCCGGCTCTCGATGAGCCGGGTCCCCGGAGGCATATCGCGGCCCGGTGCCGCACGACGGAGGTGGGCACACAGCGGTGCCCACAAGCGCTTAAGGTGATCCCCATGGCGGCACGGCGACGGGGAAGAAGCGGCAACGAGGCCGATGCCCGGCGTTCGGGCTCACGTGGTTCGCCCCGCGCGGCCCGTGTTCGGATGACCGGCAAGGAGCGCCGTCAGCAACTGCTCGACATCGCCAGGGCGCTGTTCGCGGAGAAGGGCTTCGACGGTGCCTCCATCGAGGAGATCGCCCACCGCGCCGATGTCTCCAAGCCCGTGGTCTACGAGCATTTCGGCGGCAAGGAAGGCATCTACGCCGTGGTCGTCGATCGCGAGATGCAGAACCTGCTGGATTCGATCATCTCCGCGCTTTCCGCCGGACACCCGCGCGAACTGCTGGAGCAGGCGGCGTGTGCGCTGCTGGACTACATCGACAACTCCACCGACGGGTTCCGCATCCTGGTGCGGGACTCCCCGGTGGCCAGTACGAGCGGCACGTTCTCCAGCCTGCTCAACGACATCGCCAGCCAGGTCGAGCACATTTTCGCGCTGCAGTTCAGCGCGAAGGGCTATGATCCGAAACTCGCTCCGCTCTACAGTCAGGCCTTGGTCGGGATGGTCGCGCTGACCGGCCAGTGGTGGCTGGAGGTGAACAAGCCGAAGAAGGAAGCGGTCGCCGCGCACTTGGTGAATCTGGCCTGGAACGGCCTGTCGCATCTGGAGCACAAGCCCGGTATGCGCACGCGGCGATAGGGATCCGTCGGTGGACAGGGCCGGCCTCGGTAACGCAGCACGAGCACCCGGATGGTTACTTTTACTGCAGGTGAGCGTGTTCCCGGCTGTGCTCGTAGCTCGCCGCGCTCCAGTCGGCGACCCAGTCGGGCAGTTCCGGTCGGGCCGGACTGTCGTCCAGCAGGTCGATCAGCCTCTCGGGTGCGATGCGTTCACCGGTACGGGAGAGAAACCGCGCCTGGATCATCGCGGTCGTGGCGAGCTTGCCACCGGTGACGACCCGGTGCTCGAGGTAGAGGTGCCGCTCGTCCCAGCCGACGATGCGAGTGTGCACGTCGAAGCGCCGGAAGGGCTTCAACGATCGCCGAAACGAAGCGGTCTCGGCGGTGACGACCGGGTACCAACCGCGTTCGCGGAGTTTTCCGAGTAGTCCCGAGCGTGTCATCAGATCGACCCGGGCGAGGTCGAAGACGGAGAAGTAGACACCGTTGTTCATGTGTCCCAGCAGGTCGAGATCGGTGGGAAGTACGCGAAACGGCGTTCGGCAGGGACCGAGCGGGTCGATGTGGCCGCGCAGGCGGGCCCTGATGCCGAGCACGACGAGACGCACGAACATGTTCATGGGCGGCGGTGTTCCCTCCCGGTCCCACTGACGGGACCATAAGTTACTCACGAGTAGGAACACGTTATGTCGTGAGTTCGCGCGAGACAACTCCGCGCGGCGTGGAAGTGACGATGATCGCCCTCCGCCGGTCGCCGCTGCCGCCGTTCTCGATCCCGGATCCACCGTGTTGCCGACATCTCTCCACAACGGCATGAAGGTTAGGCTTGCTTTACCGGCTAAGGTTATGCTTACCTAAATCACATGCCCTCGCGTTCGGCCGGCGCGGTTGTCCCCCATCCTCCAGGAAGGTCGACCTTGTACGACTGCACTGTGGACTCCCGGATCACTGATCGGGTCACCGAAGCACACCACCACCCGACCGGCCCGAGGCAGCGCCGATGACAGCGACATACCCGAGTGCGGCGACGTCGACCGCAACCGTCCCCGCCTACCGGGCGTTCGATGTGACGGTGCGCTCCAGTGCCCGGCTCAGTCCCCACTTCATCCGGCTGACCTTCACCGGGCAGGACCTGGACCTCTTCGGTGACACCTGCCTCGACCAGCGCGTCAAGGTGGTGCTTCCGCTCTCCGCCAACAGCACCGCGCAGTGCTTCGTCGGTGCGGACCCCTTCGGGCACTTTCCACGCAGCGAGGACTGGTACACCCGGTGGCGACAACTCCCGCAGGAACTCCGGAATCCCTTTCGGACATACACCGTCCGAGCGGTCCGCAGGCATCTCAACGAGGTGGACGTCGATTTCGTGTCCCACGGGGACACCGGCGTCGCCTCCGCCTGGGTGAGTCGCGTCCGAGAAGGGGACCGTTGCATACTCGTCGGCCCGGATCGGCGCGGTGACTCGGCGAACGTCGGAGTCGAATGGAAACCCGGTGGCGCAACGACCGTGTTCCTGGCCGGAGACGAGACCGCTGTGCCCGCGATCAGCTCCATTCTCGCCTCGCTGCCCGCGCACGCATGTGGTCAGGCGTTCCTCGAGGTACCCACGGCCGATGACGTGCTGCCCCTGCACCCGCCTCGCGGCGTCGACGTCACCTGGCTGCCCCGCGCCGATATCGGAAAACCCGATGCCAACCACGGCAAGCGCCTGGTCACCGCCGTCACCACAGGCCTCTCCCTCGGGCCGGACCGCGCGATGACCGAAACGGGCTGCGACCACATCGGCGCCGACGATCCCGGAGTCCGGTCCGCTTCGGAGTCTCGGACTCTCTGGGAGACGCCGGACAGTGGACCGGACAGCGGGATGTTCGCCTGGCTG
This Haloactinomyces albus DNA region includes the following protein-coding sequences:
- a CDS encoding Nramp family divalent metal transporter, which gives rise to MSADVTSEGPATTGWRARLTQIGPGVMAAATGVGAGDLVATMVAGSRYGYTLFWAVVVGTVFKLALGEAVGRWHLSSDRTLLSGWRTLGRWATGYFGVYVVLWGFVYGATAMSASALPLNAMFPALSVRYWAMLCGLAGLALVWFGRYALLEKVMTVLIGVMFVTVVATAILVGPNLTALGGGLVPSLPDGSIVYALGLMGGVGGTITMAAYGYWTFAKGWRSPKWLPFMRTDNATGYLTTGIFVVAMLVIGSELLLGRRIIEGDEGLLYLADTLAADYGQWARIPFLVGFLSVTFTSLIGVWNGVSLLFADWWRTWRLPREAKPETAGDYTHKAGERSTSFRLYLLWLTFPPMALLFLDRPFQLTIIYGVLGALFMPFLAGTLLVLLNSPTLMPAQQRSRWLSNTVLALCLVLFVTLAVNELVGLLT
- a CDS encoding alpha/beta fold hydrolase, which translates into the protein MYDRRGINRWVTTGDGLSLAVRESGDPDRPTVVCVHGYPDNSSIWEDVAGHLSERFHVVRYDVRGAGESAKPRGLRAYQLDRLAADLGAVIDAVSPRYPVHLLAHDWGSIQSWHAVTGGLSARIASYTSISGPCLDHAAHWMRSRLRPHPRALRELLSQLVRSGYIGFFHLAPLPELLWRTGFGRRMLDRLEHLGLAGDEKPVRPHRRLPDLLHGLKLYRANMRGRFTAPQHRSTSVPVQVLAPTGDVFVSVPLQTGISCWVDELRVRTVAGGHWIPRGRPGVVADYTARHIDRVGDGQRHLGDSPRQES
- a CDS encoding ribose-phosphate diphosphokinase, with amino-acid sequence MSATPKKSLKLVSGRSHPELAEEVAKQLDVTVTPQAAYEFANGEIFVRYDESVRGCDVFVIQAHSHPLNDAIMEQLVMVDALKRGSAKRITVVMPFYGYARQDKKHKGREPISARLMADLFKTAGADRILTIDLHTDQIQGFFDGPVDHLLAQTVLSDYVRDTYTDEAITVVSPDSGRVRVAEKWADNLGGTPLAFIHKTRDPSKPNQVVANRVVGDVEGRLCVLVDDMIDTGGTITKATEQLLEAGAKDVIIASTHAVLSGPAVERLSSCGAKEVVLTNTLPIPEDKKFDKLTVLSVAPLVARAIQEVFEDGSVTSLFNGHA
- the glmU gene encoding bifunctional UDP-N-acetylglucosamine diphosphorylase/glucosamine-1-phosphate N-acetyltransferase GlmU, with translation MLEGATARPPSDGVSSGSVSTIVLAAGEGTRMRSATPKVLHRLSGRPLIEHAVRAAAGIAPEDLTVVIGHGRQAVGEHLTELADRLDRTISTVVQEQQLGTGHAVSCGMAQLARSGAGTAGTVLVTYGDVPLLDADTLRGLLTEHRDSGNAVTVLSAVVEDPTGYGRMVRDTGGDVTGIVEQKDATSEQAAIQEINSGVYAFDAAFLGDALNRLSTGNAQGELYLTDLVSIARQDGLRAGTLVCADTWLVEGINDRVQLAKLGAELNRRLLLHWMRQGVTVTDPNSAWLDCDVELDQDVVLEPSVQLRAGTTVGAGATIGPETTLTACTVGGGATVVRTQGEQAEVGPGASVGPFAFLRSGTRLDTDAKVGTFVEVKSAEIGPGSKVPHLSYVGDATIGEHTNIGAATVFVNYDGVAKHHTVIGSHSRTGADNMFVAPVHVDDGAYTAAGSVITEDVPPGAMAVARGKQRNIEGWVAKRRPGTTADQAAQRALADRETTTDPTSDAS
- a CDS encoding GGDEF domain-containing protein; translated protein: MSDAWLVGRAHELNAVAQHSNGPNQLSTIREADRLLAEAQQRGDPRVIAQITRHCAAMRLTTPGLSDSADPLLDELLAHTRRHGLDVLEADARALRGRQSALAGNPDNALSELAQALATLDDELIPDTMLGRRSWERLLATALIDIGLVLTQLGVYEMANEVMARAHHRIRESGGPHDIAVHMINRCRMLLGWGLRLERADKDDEASERFATASAIALAVEGPWRESLFPRVASKPAADQMPVLGAAHALARPSPEHIGRLELLSSPERATYPREKIMVALALARCLTRADRGHDAVEVLARTRETIVREATEPSLRISLLREYAHLTELSSLDAKQALQDYVAELEDKLWGTRQTRSSTLETRLAHSKLARAHGAIARQALQDPLTGLPNRRALDGRLEALLEQPDSQPLSVALVDLDGFKEVNDQGSHAEGDDVLRVIASTLQDTLRADDLVARYGGDEFVVLLPGVTLTAAETALGRAVGAVSGLAASHTRGVTLSIGVVSMRPQESGSQVLARADAAMYRSKRQGGNQVSACSAETDTSVPARPQAWIPPEEI
- a CDS encoding acyl-CoA desaturase, whose protein sequence is MTAATESADPAASRSSAGSGPKPLTMGDKPRIAQVSVYVFVLVPLVALIAAIPAAWGWGLGTVDISLAVVFYVASGLGVTVGFHRLFTHGSFKTNRAVKIALAISGMTAVQGPVITWVADHRRHHAYSDRDGDPHSPWRFGSSPAALAKGFWHAHMGWLFERSLTNVDRFAPDLLKDRVLSRINRLFPLWTVASFVAPAVLGGLITWSWWGALTAFFWAGLVRVSVLHHITWSVNSICHMIGERPFKSRDKASNFWPLAIVSFGESWHNSHHADPTCARHGVRKGQLDISARVIWLFERLGWAWKVRWPNEKRLARITATEHQS
- a CDS encoding TetR family transcriptional regulator, which codes for MTGKERRQQLLDIARALFAEKGFDGASIEEIAHRADVSKPVVYEHFGGKEGIYAVVVDREMQNLLDSIISALSAGHPRELLEQAACALLDYIDNSTDGFRILVRDSPVASTSGTFSSLLNDIASQVEHIFALQFSAKGYDPKLAPLYSQALVGMVALTGQWWLEVNKPKKEAVAAHLVNLAWNGLSHLEHKPGMRTRR
- a CDS encoding thioesterase family protein gives rise to the protein MNMFVRLVVLGIRARLRGHIDPLGPCRTPFRVLPTDLDLLGHMNNGVYFSVFDLARVDLMTRSGLLGKLRERGWYPVVTAETASFRRSLKPFRRFDVHTRIVGWDERHLYLEHRVVTGGKLATTAMIQARFLSRTGERIAPERLIDLLDDSPARPELPDWVADWSAASYEHSREHAHLQ
- a CDS encoding siderophore-interacting protein, which produces MTATYPSAATSTATVPAYRAFDVTVRSSARLSPHFIRLTFTGQDLDLFGDTCLDQRVKVVLPLSANSTAQCFVGADPFGHFPRSEDWYTRWRQLPQELRNPFRTYTVRAVRRHLNEVDVDFVSHGDTGVASAWVSRVREGDRCILVGPDRRGDSANVGVEWKPGGATTVFLAGDETAVPAISSILASLPAHACGQAFLEVPTADDVLPLHPPRGVDVTWLPRADIGKPDANHGKRLVTAVTTGLSLGPDRAMTETGCDHIGADDPGVRSASESRTLWETPDSGPDSGMFAWLAGEAQAITTLRRHLVRERGWDRRRIAFMGYWRADSLAA